A single region of the Novipirellula aureliae genome encodes:
- the polX gene encoding DNA polymerase/3'-5' exonuclease PolX: MENTTIADLFDEMADLMEFRSENPFRIRAYRGGAQAIRDLDEPIAAIADDPNRELADLPGIGKTLAEKTMRLLESGTFPQLEELREAIPPIVIQISRIPGLGAKKAAKLYELLDIESLDDLKRACQEGLVSKLKGFGAKTETMILDGLQIAKQASERIYWATGDELATTIGDYMKTCTAIEMIEWAGSYRRGRETIGDLDLLVVASDRTAAMDFFESFSGRSGTIMRGDTKISIRVAKAFQVDMRLVDADQFGAALQYFTGSQAHNIHLRKLAKERDLKINEYGVFRNDDGSKVAGDTEQSVYQSVGLPWIAPELREDRDEFEWARNDALPELIELSDIVGDLHMHTTATDGNASIREMADAAIKRGLQYIAITDHSKRVTMASGLDAERLRQQWLAIDEIRKEYDGRLQILKGIECDILEKGGMDLPDDCLAEADWVLASVHYGQKQSREQISERILGAIENPHVDCIAHPTGRLINRRPAYDADMEAIMKSAKSHNKWLELNANPARLDLNDIHLAAARRHGIPIVINTDAHSVDGLNVMKYGIKQARRGGLTKRDVANTKSWIDW; the protein is encoded by the coding sequence AAACACAACGATTGCAGATCTTTTTGATGAGATGGCGGATTTGATGGAATTTCGCAGCGAGAATCCGTTTCGAATTCGGGCTTACCGAGGCGGTGCCCAGGCGATTCGCGATCTCGATGAGCCGATTGCGGCAATCGCAGACGATCCCAATCGAGAGCTTGCCGACTTGCCCGGTATCGGCAAAACGCTTGCTGAAAAAACAATGCGATTGCTCGAGTCGGGCACCTTCCCACAACTTGAAGAACTGCGTGAAGCCATTCCTCCCATCGTCATTCAAATATCGCGGATTCCTGGATTGGGGGCCAAAAAGGCGGCTAAACTCTACGAATTACTCGACATCGAATCACTCGACGACCTTAAGCGAGCATGCCAGGAAGGTTTGGTCAGCAAGCTAAAGGGCTTTGGTGCGAAAACCGAGACCATGATTTTGGACGGCTTGCAAATTGCCAAACAAGCCTCCGAACGTATCTACTGGGCCACCGGCGATGAACTTGCTACCACCATCGGCGACTACATGAAAACATGCACGGCAATCGAGATGATTGAGTGGGCAGGTAGCTATCGCCGAGGTCGCGAAACGATCGGCGATTTGGATTTGTTAGTCGTTGCCAGCGACCGAACCGCTGCAATGGACTTCTTTGAATCGTTCTCGGGCCGTTCAGGGACGATCATGCGTGGCGATACAAAAATCTCGATTCGAGTCGCCAAAGCCTTTCAAGTCGATATGCGTTTGGTCGATGCAGACCAATTTGGAGCGGCGCTACAATACTTCACCGGTTCCCAAGCTCACAACATTCATCTCCGCAAGCTCGCCAAAGAACGCGACTTGAAAATCAATGAGTATGGCGTATTCCGCAATGATGACGGTTCGAAGGTTGCCGGCGATACCGAACAAAGTGTTTATCAGTCCGTTGGATTACCATGGATTGCACCCGAGCTTCGTGAAGACCGAGATGAATTCGAGTGGGCACGCAATGATGCCTTGCCCGAGCTAATCGAACTCTCCGATATCGTCGGCGATCTGCATATGCATACCACGGCGACGGACGGGAATGCCTCGATTCGCGAGATGGCGGATGCGGCGATCAAGCGAGGACTTCAATACATCGCAATTACCGACCACAGTAAACGAGTGACGATGGCGTCCGGCTTGGACGCCGAGCGACTGCGTCAACAATGGTTGGCAATCGATGAGATCCGCAAAGAGTACGATGGACGCTTGCAAATTTTAAAAGGAATCGAGTGCGACATTTTAGAAAAAGGGGGCATGGATCTTCCGGACGATTGCTTGGCAGAGGCCGATTGGGTTTTGGCAAGCGTGCATTACGGGCAAAAGCAATCGCGTGAGCAAATATCGGAGCGGATTCTTGGAGCGATCGAAAACCCGCACGTTGACTGCATTGCCCACCCCACCGGACGACTAATCAACCGCCGGCCCGCCTATGATGCCGACATGGAAGCGATCATGAAGTCGGCAAAGTCGCATAACAAATGGCTGGAACTAAACGCCAACCCGGCCCGTTTGGATTTAAACGACATTCATTTAGCCGCCGCCCGGCGGCATGGTATTCCCATCGTCATCAATACCGACGCTCATTCCGTCGATGGATTGAACGTGATGAAGTATGGAATCAAGCAAGCTCGCCGAGGCGGTTTGACAAAGAGAGATGTTGCCAACACAAAGTCTTGGATCGATTGGTGA
- a CDS encoding aldehyde dehydrogenase (NADP(+)), producing MTSSTIQPVLIAGQWRSSDHDKTFQATDPNKNELLDQTFPISNWSDCDAALDAAAAAAIELRKLPSAKIAEFLNAYADRIDAAKESLVEAAFAETGLAKSPRLADVELPRTSNQLRAAAAACQSGDWAMATIDTKAGIRSCFESLGPVCVFGPNNFPFAFGSVSGGDFAAAIAAGNPVIGKANSSHPETTRLFAEIALEALKQTGLPLATVQLIYRSSHADGERLVADPRLSATGYTGSRSAGLKLKAAAETAGKQIYLELSSVNPVAITPAALKERGDALAEEFVGSVLMGSGQFCTNPGMILLIDCDESEDFIDAVKERFEAAGSGTLLSPAVANSLSASVKKLCGIGATLVTGGGDPAADRCAYANTLLRADGADFLKDPEGYQTEAFGNATLLVVADDLDELTQVIRQLEGNLTGSIYTESGDADEDAYQAIEFELKPKVGRLLNDKMPTGVAVSPAMNHGGPYPATGHPGFTAVGVPASLVRFAKLTSFDNIRGNRLPELLRDKNPTGKTWRLVDGDWTQADLA from the coding sequence ATGACATCTTCAACGATTCAACCCGTATTGATTGCTGGCCAATGGCGTTCATCGGATCACGACAAGACGTTTCAAGCTACCGATCCGAATAAGAATGAATTGCTCGATCAAACGTTTCCGATTAGCAATTGGTCGGACTGTGATGCGGCTCTCGATGCCGCTGCGGCAGCCGCGATCGAACTGCGAAAGCTACCTTCTGCGAAGATAGCCGAATTCTTGAATGCTTATGCCGACCGAATCGATGCAGCGAAAGAATCGCTTGTCGAAGCAGCATTCGCAGAGACCGGGTTAGCCAAGTCACCTCGCTTGGCAGACGTCGAGTTGCCGCGCACGAGTAATCAATTGCGGGCCGCGGCCGCTGCCTGCCAAAGCGGTGACTGGGCGATGGCGACGATTGATACGAAGGCCGGAATTCGATCCTGTTTCGAATCACTCGGTCCCGTTTGCGTATTTGGACCCAATAATTTTCCATTTGCATTTGGAAGCGTTTCGGGAGGCGATTTCGCAGCTGCGATTGCAGCGGGGAATCCGGTCATCGGCAAAGCCAATAGCTCCCATCCCGAAACCACTCGTTTGTTCGCAGAAATCGCACTCGAAGCCCTCAAGCAAACGGGGCTTCCGCTTGCAACCGTTCAATTGATCTATCGCAGTTCCCATGCGGATGGCGAACGACTCGTCGCAGACCCGCGACTCAGCGCAACGGGATACACGGGAAGCCGATCCGCGGGGCTAAAACTGAAAGCCGCTGCGGAAACTGCTGGCAAACAAATCTACCTGGAACTTTCCAGCGTAAATCCCGTTGCGATCACCCCGGCGGCTCTCAAAGAACGTGGCGATGCGTTAGCGGAAGAATTTGTTGGTAGCGTGCTAATGGGGTCAGGCCAATTTTGCACCAACCCCGGGATGATTTTGCTGATCGATTGCGACGAGTCGGAAGACTTTATCGATGCGGTCAAAGAGCGGTTCGAGGCTGCAGGTAGCGGAACGCTCTTGTCGCCCGCTGTGGCGAATAGCTTGTCCGCAAGTGTCAAAAAACTGTGCGGAATTGGAGCAACACTGGTTACCGGTGGTGGCGATCCGGCTGCTGATCGCTGTGCCTATGCAAACACGTTACTTCGTGCCGATGGCGCCGATTTCCTAAAGGATCCCGAAGGTTATCAAACGGAGGCGTTCGGCAACGCGACGCTATTGGTCGTCGCTGATGATTTGGACGAATTAACTCAAGTCATTCGGCAATTGGAAGGTAATTTGACCGGTTCGATCTACACCGAGTCCGGCGACGCCGACGAGGACGCTTATCAGGCGATCGAATTTGAACTCAAACCAAAGGTTGGACGTCTGCTCAATGACAAGATGCCGACTGGCGTAGCCGTTAGCCCCGCGATGAACCATGGCGGCCCCTATCCTGCGACCGGACATCCCGGTTTCACCGCTGTCGGTGTTCCCGCGTCACTGGTTCGCTTTGCCAAATTGACCTCGTTCGATAACATTCGCGGCAATCGCTTACCCGAGTTGCTACGAGATAAAAACCCGACTGGCAAAACATGGCGACTGGTCGACGGCGACTGGACTCAAGCCGATCTGGCATAG